One genomic region from Labeo rohita strain BAU-BD-2019 chromosome 7, IGBB_LRoh.1.0, whole genome shotgun sequence encodes:
- the usp12b gene encoding ubiquitin carboxyl-terminal hydrolase 12, which produces MEILMTVRKIASICTMGANASALEKEIGPEQFPVNEHYFGLVNFGNTCYCNSVLQALYFCRPFREKVLAYKIQPRRKESLLTCLADLFNSIATQKKKVGVIPPKKFISRLRKENELFDNYMQQDAHEFLNYLLNTIADLLQEEKSQERQQNGKVVQNGGSGSGGGGGSGSSTGEGETEEKTQQTWVHEIFQGTLTNETRCLNCEAVSSKDEDFLDLSVDVEQNTSITHCLRGFSNTETLCSEYKYYCEQCRSKQEAQKRMRVKKLPMILALHLKRFKYMDQLHRYTKLSYRVVFPLELRLFNTSGDATNPDRLYDLVAVVVHCGSGPNRGHYITIVKSHGFWLLFDDDIVEKIDAQAIEEFYGLTSDISKNSESGYILFYQSRD; this is translated from the exons ATGGAAATACTGATGACAGTCCGAAAGATCGCCTCGATTTGTACGATG GGCGCCAATGCCTCTGCTTTGGAAAAGGAGATTGGACCGGAACAATTCCCTGTTAATGAACACTACTTTGGGCTGGTCAAT TTTGGCAACACCTGCTACTGTAACTCAGTGCTCCAGGCACTGTACTTTTGCCGGCCCTTCCGGGAGAAAGTGCTGGCCTATAAGATCCAGCCACGACGTAAAGAGAGCCTGCTCACCTGCCTGGCTGACCTGTTCAACAGCATTGCAACTCAGAAGAAGAAAGTGGGAGTCATTCCACCAAAGAAGTTCATCTCCAGGTTGAGGAAGGAAAATG AGCTCTTTGACAACTATATGCAGCAAGATGCACACGAATTCCTCAACTACTTGCTCAACACCATTGCAGACCTGCTACAGGAGGAAAAGAGCCAGGAGAGACAGCAGAATGGAAAGGTAGTACAGAATGGTGGCAGCGGAAGTGGAGGAGGAGGTGGAAGTGGTAGCAGCACAGGAGAGGGTGAAACAGAGGAAAAGACCCAGCAGACCTGGGTGCACGAGATCTTCCAAGGCACACTGACCAATGAGACACGGTGCCTGAACTGTGAAGCG GTGAGCAGTAAAGACGAAGACTTCCTAGACCTTTCAGTGGACGTGGAGCAGAATACCTCCATCACACACTGTCTTAG GGGTTTCAGCAACACAGAGACCTTATGTAGTGAATATAAGTACTACTGTGAGCAATGCAGAAGTAAACAGGAGGCACAGAAAAG GATGCGGGTGAAGAAATTGCCCATGATCCTTGCCCTGCACCTAAAGCGCTTTAAGTATATGGACCAGCTTCATCGCTACACCAAGCTCTCTTATCGTGTAGTCTTCCCTCTGGAGCTGAGGCTCTTTAACACCTCTGGTGATGCTACCAACCCTGATCGATTGTACGACCTGGTGGCTGTAGTGGTGCACTGTGGGAG TGGTCCAAATCGAGGTCATTATATCACTATAGTGAAGAGTCATGGCTTCTGGCTTCTGTTTGATGATGACATTGTAGAG AAAATAGACGCCCAAGCGATCGAGGAATTCTACGGTCTGACATCGGACATCTCCAAAAACTCTGAGTCAGGTTATATACTCTTCTACCAGTCTAGAGACTGA